The Gemmatimonadota bacterium genome has a window encoding:
- a CDS encoding NUDIX domain-containing protein has translation MIDNSWYIRPKGLRERHAAGGVVVRWDGHQVLLALARERGHTDYVLPKGHIEAGEKIECAARREIEEEVGISKLQLVEKLGTKKRLDFHKTEWKITHYFLYSTEQIDAVPTDTTHHESMSWVPLDPLPVFFWPEQRALIEENACQIWEAVDRKE, from the coding sequence ATGATCGACAATAGCTGGTACATACGCCCCAAAGGGTTGCGAGAACGCCATGCTGCGGGCGGTGTGGTGGTGCGTTGGGATGGCCATCAGGTATTGCTGGCTCTGGCTCGCGAGAGAGGGCATACCGACTATGTGTTGCCCAAAGGACACATTGAAGCGGGCGAAAAAATCGAATGTGCTGCCAGACGAGAGATCGAAGAAGAAGTGGGGATATCAAAACTGCAACTCGTGGAAAAACTCGGCACAAAAAAACGGCTTGATTTTCACAAGACAGAATGGAAAATAACACATTATTTTTTGTATTCGACCGAGCAAATTGATGCCGTGCCAACTGATACAACGCATCACGAAAGCATGTCGTGGGTACCGCTTGATCCACTCCCTGTGTTTTTCTGGCCGGAACAACGCGCGCTAATCGAAGAAAACGCGTGTCAAATTTGGGAAGCTGTGGATAGAAAGGAATAA
- a CDS encoding TraR/DksA C4-type zinc finger protein, translating to MTNRDLEYFKNLLETKRTSIVKDLGTLQSHSMQITSAESSGDLTYSDHMPDLGNSTMEREKAFLFAARDGAYLDQIEAALTRIKNRKFGMCRACKMPIPRERLEAVPTTEVCVPCKEKQNKSA from the coding sequence ATGACAAACCGTGACCTGGAGTATTTCAAAAATCTTTTAGAAACCAAACGCACCTCTATCGTTAAAGATCTGGGCACATTGCAGAGCCATTCCATGCAGATCACCTCGGCAGAATCGTCGGGAGACCTGACGTATTCAGATCACATGCCCGATTTGGGCAATTCGACCATGGAACGCGAAAAGGCTTTTCTATTTGCAGCACGCGACGGTGCTTATCTGGACCAAATAGAAGCCGCTTTAACGCGCATCAAAAATCGCAAATTTGGCATGTGTCGAGCGTGTAAAATGCCCATCCCCAGAGAAAGACTGGAAGCGGTGCCGACCACGGAAGTTTGCGTCCCGTGTAAAGAAAAACAAAACAAATCGGCATGA
- a CDS encoding signal peptidase II — protein MALVLDQLTKWWVLQTMTLGESVPVLGSFFKLTYIHNPGAVFG, from the coding sequence GTGGCATTAGTACTGGATCAACTCACCAAATGGTGGGTGTTGCAAACCATGACCCTGGGCGAATCTGTACCGGTATTGGGATCTTTTTTTAAATTAACCTATATTCACAACCCGGGTGCAGTATTCGGC